A single genomic interval of Panthera tigris isolate Pti1 chromosome E3, P.tigris_Pti1_mat1.1, whole genome shotgun sequence harbors:
- the LOC102962163 gene encoding LOW QUALITY PROTEIN: ADP/ATP translocase 2-like (The sequence of the model RefSeq protein was modified relative to this genomic sequence to represent the inferred CDS: inserted 1 base in 1 codon), which translates to MTDAAVSFAKDSLAGGVVAAISKTAVAPIERVKLLLQVQHASKQITADKQYKGXIDCVVRIPREQGVLSFWRGNLANVIRYFPTQALNFAFKDKYKIFLGGVDKRTQFWRYFAGNLASGGAAGATSLCFVFPLDFARTRLAADVGKAGAEREFRGLGDCLVKIYKSDGIKGLYQGFNVSVQGIIIYQVAYFGIYDTAKGMLPDPKNTHIFISWMIAQSVTAVAGLTSYPFDTVRRRMMTQLGRKGTDIMYTRTLDCRRKIARNEGAKAFFKGAWSNVLRGMGGAFVLDLYDEIKKFT; encoded by the exons atgacaGATGCCGCTGTGTCCTTCGCCAAGGACTCCCTGGCGGGTGGAGTGGTGGCAGCCATCTCCAAGACCGCGGTAGCGCCCATCGAGCGGGTCAAGCTGCTGCTGCAGGTGCAGCATGCCAGCAAGCAAATCACCGCAGATAAGCAATACAAGG ATATAGACTGTGTGGTTCGTATCCCCAGGGAGCAGGGAGTCCTGTCCTTCTGGCGCGGTAACCTGGCCAATGTCATCAGATACTTCCCCACCCAAGCCCTCAACTTCGCCTTCAAAGATAAATACAAGATCTTCCTGGGTGGCGTGGACAAGAGAACCCAGTTTTGGCGCTACTTTGCAGGGAATCTGGCATCGGGTGGCGCCGCTGGGGCCACATCcttgtgttttgtgtttcctcTGGATTTTGCCCGTACCCGTCTAGCGGCCGATGTGGGCAAAGCTGGAGCGGAAAGGGAATTCCGAGGCCTTGGTGACTGCCTGGTTAAGATCTACAAATCTGATGGGATTAAGGGGCTATACCAAGGCTTTAATGTGTCTGTGCAGGGCATTATCATCTACCAAGTTGCCTACTTCGGTATCTATGATACTGCAAAGGGCATGCTTCCGGATCCCAAGAACACTCACATCTTCATCAGCTGGATGATCGCACAGTCCGTCACAGCGGTTGCCGGGTTGACTTCCTATCCCTTTGACACTGTCCGTCGCCGAATGATGACGCAGTTGGGGCGCAAAGGAACCGACATCATGTACACACGCACGCTTGACTGCAGGAGGAAGATTGCTCGTAACGAAGGGGCCAAAGCTTTTTTCAAGGGGGCGTGGTCCAATGTTCTCAGAGGCATGGGTGGTGCCTTCGTGCTTGACTTGTATGATGAAATCAAGAAGTTCACATAA